A genomic window from Fusarium falciforme chromosome 2, complete sequence includes:
- a CDS encoding Cytochrome c oxidase-assembly factor COX23, mitochondrial produces MSSTPQDTKQEAAEAPKPTEAGSDAWSDDKRRKFETKSKSEYYDPCQEAAQRSYRCLFRNGGDKSMCGEYFQAYRDCKQAWTDKRRKEGGGWF; encoded by the exons ATGTCCTCAACACCGCAAGACACCAAACAagaggccgccgaggctcCCAAGCCGACCGAGGCTGGATCGGATGCCTGGAGCGACGATAAGCGCCGCAAGTTTGAGAC GAAATCGAAGAGCGAGTACTACGACCCGTGCCAGGAGGCCGCGCAGAGGAGTTATCGGTGCTTGTTCAGGAACGGAGGGGATAAGTCAATGTGTGGAGAGTACTTCCA GGCGTATCGCGACTGCAAGCAAGCATGG ACTGATAAACGGAGGAAGGAGGGCGGCGGCTGGTTCTAG